One region of Carassius carassius chromosome 41, fCarCar2.1, whole genome shotgun sequence genomic DNA includes:
- the LOC132123089 gene encoding E3 ubiquitin-protein ligase rnf168-like: protein MPPVSGEEESSGGLKRSDCLCPVCLDIFLEPVTLPCMHTFCKPCFMQTVDKSNMCCPLCRKRVSTWARLNSRKKTLVNEDLWRRIQEAFPTQCERRAQGIEDDDDAVMIPRPRVCPPGELRKEYEDQISKLLEEKRALEEAERRASEEYIQQLLAEEEERTTEERRRREERQLEDDEKMARLLSQELNSGPISETSCSSKPAHNPPAKKTKPNTGDIEKFLRPVAHKRPSSPDSSSLMANKENILSPTKSLSAQSAEDTSKLSRSVLDYSGNPSSSSPSLGSSSEHTSVLNSPNSSSMKRKSSEMELQTEADLLGKRLCAAPQCESPSADSTFLSEVTWYEEALRSRWQQEEEDRRLAMRLQKELNRENTVDRRKGSANSYSLRQKHTPPSTSTDTDEENTKKNISTTRSTARNNTGCRDREKTENRLSGTAGTNSVSSPSTTVPGAKGAKQTTLTEMFPNLSS, encoded by the exons ATGCCTCCTGTGTCTGGAGAGGAAGAAAGCTCCGGGGGTCTCAAGCGTTCAGACTGCCTTTGTCCGGTGTGTCTGGACATATTCCTGGAGCCGGTCACTTTGCCCTGCATGCACACCTTCTGCAAACCCTGCTTCATGCAAACCGTGGACAAGTCCAACATGTGCTGTCCGCTCTGCCGGAAACGTGTGTCCACTTGGGCGCGACTCAACAGCCGGAAGAAGACCTTGGTGAACGAGGATCTGTGGAGACGCATACAGGAGGCTTTTCCCACTCAGTGTGAGCGGAGAGCGCAGGGGATCGAGGACGACGATGATGCTG TAATGATCCCGAGACCCCGCGTGTGTCCGCCGGGAGAGCTGAGGAAAGAGTATGAGGATCAGATCAGTAag CTGCTGGAGGAGAAGCGAGCTCTAGAGGAAGCCGAGAGGAGAGCCAGTGAGGAGTACATCCAGCAGCTCCTGGCTGAGGAGGAGGAGCGCACGACGGAGGAGAGGAGGAGACGGGAGGAGCGGCAGCTGGAGGACGATGAGAAGATGGCCAGACTGCTGAGCCAAGAGCTG AATTCAGGACCAATCTCTGAAACATCATGTTCTTCTAAACCTGCTCATAATCCACCAGCAAAGAAGACAAAACCAAACACGGGGGACATTGAGAA GTTTTTGCGTCCAGTGGCTCATAAGCGGCCGAGCAGCCCAGACTCCTCCTCTCTGATGGCCAATAAG GAGAACATTCTGAGCCCTACAAAATCCCTCTCAGCTCAGTCTGCGGAGGACACAAGCAAACTGAGCAGGTCTGTGCTGGACTACAGCGGGAACCCCTCCAGCTCAAGTCCCAGCTTGGGCTCCAGCTCCG AACACACGTCTGTGTTGAACAGTCCGAACAGCAGCTCGATGAAAAGGAAGAGTTCAGAGATGGAGCTTCAGACGGAAGCGGATCTGCTCGGTAAGAGGCTCTGTGCTGCTCCACAGTGTGAGTCTCCTTCAGCCGACAGCACGTTCCTGTCTGAAGTGACGTGGTACGAGGAGGCCTTACGGAGCCGCTGGCAGCAAGAGGAGGAGGACCGCAGACTGGCCATGAGACTTCAGAAGGAGCTGAACCGTGAAAACACTGTGGACCGCAGGAAGGGTTCAGCCAACAGCTACTCGCTCCGGCAAAAACACACTCCGCCTTCcacaagcacagacacagacGAGGAAAACACGAAAAAGAACATCAGTACGACACGGTCGACTGCGAGGAACAACACGGGATGCAGGGACCGAGAGAAGACCGAAAACAGACTGTCTGGTACAGCAGGAACGAACTCTGTATCTTCTCCTTCAACAACCGTCCCGGGGGCGAAGGGGGCGAAACAGACCACCCTTACGGAGATGTTCCCCAACCTGAGCAGCTGA
- the LOC132123369 gene encoding transmembrane 4 L6 family member 5: protein MCTGHCSRSVGMALIPTAIVCMLANALLLFPDLKYQYLTEGHVTREAMWCSGIWASGLLVLVAARGFTTHYEMNRCCYFTVEVLRKMGYACLAILGAGVCFVASGTGLALGPLCLHNSTDGLEWGRPLKQVKTGEKLYLYTPERWSSACVDPRGVVIWNMVLFSVLMAASGLELVFCVLHLLAALLEFMCGPRVCKNKVVPA, encoded by the exons ATGTGCACCGGTCACTGCTCCAGGTCTGTGGGAATGGCTCTGATCCCTACAGCCATCGTCTGCATGCTGGCAAATGCACTGCTGCTGTTTCCTGACCTGAAGTATCAGTACCTGACAGAGGGTCATGTGACCAGAGAGGCCATGTGGTGCTCTGGGATCTGGGCATCAGGGCTTCTG GTGCTTGTGGCGGCGCGAGGCTTTACGACACACTACGAAATGAATCGATGCTGTTATTTTACTGTTGAG GTTTTGCGTAAGATGGGCTACGCATGTTTGGCCATTCTGGGAGCTGGCGTGTGTTTCGTGGCGAGCGGGACGGGGCTGGCTCTGGGACCCCTCTGTTTACACAACAGCACTGACGGTCTGGAGTGGGGACGGCCTTTAAAACAAGTCAAAACTGG AGAGAAGCTCTACCTCTACACTCCGGAGCGGTGGTCGTCCGCCTGTGTTGATCCTCGAGGGGTTGTGATCTGGAATATGGTTCTTTTCTCCGTCCTCATGGCAGCAAGTGGCCTTGAGCTGGTTTTCTGCGTTCTTCATCTCCTCGCCGCCTTACTGGAGTTCATGTGTGGACCGAGAGTCTGCAAGAATAAG GTTGTTCCTGCTTAA